Part of the Triticum urartu cultivar G1812 chromosome 2, Tu2.1, whole genome shotgun sequence genome, catgaagaatatgactagcacatttaagtctaacccacttcctatggatagggattttgtgagaaaacaagttatgggaacaataatcaactagtataggaaggcaaaacaagcatagcttTAACACTTTAAGCACGTAGAGAgaaaacttggtattattgcaattcctacaagaatatattcctccctcataataattttcagtagcatcatgaatgaattcaacaatataaccatcacataaagcattattttcatgagccacaagcatagaatttttattactctccacataagcaaaattcttctcatgaatagaaGTGGGAGCAAACTCAGCAAAAGAACTATCacgtgaggcataatccaattgaaaattaaaatcatgatgacaagtttcatggttatcattaatctctatagcatacatgtcatcacaataatcatcatagaaagcaactttgttctcataatcaattggaacctcttctgaaatagtggattcatcactaaataaagtcatgacctctccaaatccactttcataagtATCACATTaggattcaacaccctccaaaatagtaggatcattacttcctaaagttgacactcctccaaacccactttcatcaatctttccctaataataaagcatgggTTGAGTCAGTCGGGTTCACCGTCGCGCCCTTTTTGCAAAGAAGTCCCTACTATTTTTTATTCAACCCGCAGTCCTGGGCGAGTTAAGAAAAAAATGTTCgatattatttttatttttgggcTGTAGATCTAGCGGCAGCGCTCCCAATCCGATCGGGAGCAGGACGACGACGGCGAGCGCATGAACGGCGCCGGCGGCACGCTGCTCGGACAAGAGGAGGCGTGGAGGCAGGGTCGTACTCGCGCGTTCACCCGCAGTTAACGCGGACAcagcggcctccatggcggctcGGGTCGATGTAGGAGGACGAGGGGAGGAGCTCGCGAGGCCCGACACCGGGAATGGAGCGGAAGTGGCTGGATCTGGCGATTCTGAAGGGGCTGCGGCGACGAGTGGCTCCATGGGCAGCGACCTGCGGGGTTCAAGCGGCGGCTTCCATGAAGGTTCGTCAGATATACTTCCATTTTATGCATGGGTTGATCCCTCCCCTGGATACTGTCAAGGTTTGCATTGCAATGGAGCATTGCATCATTTTGCTTTAATTATTTAAACTGCCTAAATGGTACAAGTTGATTGTAGGTATGAGCGATCTGGTTTCCCCTTTTATTGTTCTATACGAGGATGATGCAGATGCCTTTTGGTGTTTTGAGATGCTACTGAGAAGGATGGTAATTTGTATCTATGTCAAACTATACTGGCATATGTTAGGTTGGTATTTTTGCATGACTTAATGCATGATATAAATTTTGTGGCATCTCAGCGTGATAATTTTCAGCTCAGGGACCAACCGGAGTTATGAAGCGGTTGGAAGCATTGTGGAAGATCATGGAATTGACAGATACAGAAGTAACTAACTGGTAAGGATAAAACAGGCAAATCGAGTCCTAATTTTCTTTTGGAAATTCACATGATATGGTTCTATGTTTGAGGCTTCAACAGACTACGCATGCCTCAAGATTTGAGGTGTGAGTGTGTGACTTGATTTTCTGTGTTGTTACAGTTAATCGGTAATGGATAAATCAAATTTTGTTATGTATATTGGTAAAACTAATTAAGTTAAAATTTTCTTATTTATGGATTATAATTTCTTACTCAGAAAGCATATTTGTGTATGTTTAATAGATTTTCACAGGGATATAAGACTAGAAGTGTGGATGTTTGTCAATTTTCAGAGGGAAATAAGCAACAGAATACACATGAAAACATGGCTGCATTGGGAAATTTTGGATGTTACCCATGCTCATGCATGATGGTAGTTGTTGCGAAGCTCATCTTAGCAATCCATCATGAATCATCCCAGCACAACAAGTTGTCTATTTAGTTCATTACAAACACCAGTATCACAGGGATAATGGAGGTAAATCAAAGCTTAATGCTGAATCCTTGGTACCTCCTCCATGTTATGATGTTAGGACAAGAAAACAACCCAAGAGGCACCAAACCATTTATGCTCAGCTAGCTTCAGATTTTTGTTTTTGCACAATTAAGATGACAAGTTTACAGACATACGGTACTAGCTAGCTAATTTTAATCCCATTATAATGTAATAGATATCTTCCTGAGCATACATGCGTCATTGCTCCATGTTTTTACACCAGCAAGTGGCACATTTCGAACTAACCTGCCCTTTCGCCGGGCTGACAAAGTTGAGTTTTTTTCCAATTTTTCTAAGGAGTCTACATATATATGCTCTGCGTGTGCTCGCCCTCTGCTCAGACACCGTCAAGGCTCTTGACCTCGGCCAACGATCTGTCGAAGATGAAAGTGGCAGCCACCAACTTGTGGTTTCTCAGCGTGCGCTCCTTCTTCCGGTTACACAGCGACCACGACAAGATGACGGTTGTGGTCTCGGCTTTTAGGATGGAGGCCTTTAGCTACAGTTTCTCATGGACGAACTGCCGACGCAACATTCCTTGCTTCAATTTCTTTGTCGTAGAAGCTGAAAGTATATGGTCTGAATTTATATTATCGAGTGTGTATGAGTACTGATTTAGAGTATGTTGGTCACTTGCGTTCTGAAGCTTTTTGCTGTATTGTGGTCTTGGCTTTTAGGATGGAGGCCTTCAGCTGCATTTTCTCATGGACGAACTGACCAACACAACATTCCTTGCTTCAATTTCTTTGTCGTAGAAGCTAAAAGTATATGGTCTGAATTTATATTCTAGAGAGTCTGTGTATGAGAACTGATTCAGAGTATGTTGGTCATTTGCGTGCTGAAGCTTTATGCTGTATGATTTCTATGGGAGAGAATGATACACGAGCCAGTAATAATACAACTAAAGTTTGTGAACATATCATTACAAAATTGTTGGCTAAATAATGTATGCATCCTACTATGATCATTTTCTTTGTAGCTATACACTTATTTAGAATACTGTACAATTTTTTCTATAGCTCATTTTGTTAGGAATGATAGTAAAACGAGGAATGTTTTTCTACTTGTCGATCTTCTATCCCCTATCCACCCTGTTTCGCTCATGTTCCCACTTTGAAAGAATGGATGAGTCATTTGGATTTTTTTTCTTCCGTTGCAACGCATGGACATGTGTGCTagtataatcatcataaataggaggcatgctttcatcataataaatattctcatcaaaacttggaggactaaaaatatcatattcatcaaacatagcatccccaaccttatggctttgcatatcattagcatcatggatattcaaagaattcatattaacaacattgcaatcatgctcatcatccaaagatttagtgccaaacattttaatgtgttcttcttctaacactttggcacaatttttctttccatcattttcacaaaagatattaaaaagacgaagcatatgaggtaccctcaattccattttttatagttttcttttatagactaaactagtgataaaataagaaacaaaaagatttgattgcaagatctaaacatataccttcaagcactcacctccccggcaacagcgccagaaaagagcttgatgtctactacacaaccttcttcttgtagaggttgttgggcctccaagtgctgaggtttgtaggacagtagcaaatttccctcaagtggatgacctaaggtttatcaatccgtgggaggtgtaggatgaagatggtctctctcaaacaaccctgcaaccaaatagcaaagagtctcttgtgtccccagcacacccaatacaatggtaaattgtataggtgcattagtttggcgaagagatggtgatacaagtgcaatatggatggtagatataggtttttgtaatctgaaaatataaaaacagcaaggtaagtaatgataaaagtgggcgaaaatggtattgcaatcctaggaaacaaggcctagtgttcatactttcactagtgcaagttctctcaacaataataacataattgaatcatataactatccctcaacatgcaacaaagagtcactccaaagtcactaatagcggagaacaaacgaagagattattgtagggtatgaaaccacctcaaagttatcctttctgatcgatccattcaagagtctgtagtacaATAAcacaaagttattctttccgtttgacctatcctagagttcgtactagaataacaccttaagacacaaatcaaccaaaaccctaatgtcacctagatactccaatgtcacctcaagtatccgtgggtatgattatacgacatgcatcacacaatctcagattcatctgtttaaccaacacaaagaacttcaaagagtgacccaaagtttctatcggagagtcaagacgaaaacgtgtgccaacccctatgcataagttcacgaggtcacagaacccgcaagttgatcaccaaaacatacatcaagtggattacgtgaatatcccattgtcaccacaggtaagcacatgcaagacatacatcaagtgttctcaaatccttaaagacccaatccgataagataacttcaaagggaaaactcaatccattacaacagagtagagggggagaaatatAAAAGatctgtcggcgtcctgggaac contains:
- the LOC125536963 gene encoding uncharacterized protein LOC125536963 isoform X1; this encodes MAARVDVGGRGEELARPDTGNGAEVAGSGDSEGAAATSGSMGSDLRGSSGGFHEGMSDLVSPFIVLYEDDADAFWCFEMLLRRMVICIYVKLYWHMLAQGPTGVMKRLEALWKIMELTDTEVTNWSLHIYALRVLALCSDTVKALDLGQRSVEDESGSHQLVVSQRALLLPVTQRPRQDDGCGLGF
- the LOC125536963 gene encoding uncharacterized protein LOC125536963 isoform X2 → MAARVDVGGRGEELARPDTGNGAEVAGSGDSEGAAATSGSMGSDLRGSSGGFHEAQGPTGVMKRLEALWKIMELTDTEVTNWSLHIYALRVLALCSDTVKALDLGQRSVEDESGSHQLVVSQRALLLPVTQRPRQDDGCGLGF